In Spea bombifrons isolate aSpeBom1 chromosome 9, aSpeBom1.2.pri, whole genome shotgun sequence, the genomic stretch tcagtaaataataataaataataataataaaataataatatataaaaaatatatataatataaatataatatataatataaatatatatatatatatatattttttataatataataaaaaataaataataaaaacttctGGAATTTATTGCATTCCCCCCaagtgtttctcttttttttgggggggcaatttgtcctttttttaatccaataaaaTAGGGGTTGGGTAAGAAAGGGACCTTTCATGGGATCGTTTGACCTTTAATTtagaaaagggttaaatgaggGGTCTGCGGACCCCCCGGCTTTTTGACGCCGCGTCGTAATCCTTTTTGGATAAAAAGTTGTTGAGCGAGGCGAGCTTTAATATTCGCCATCTATCCTTGAGGTTCTGTGAGTGTCCCCATCTGTCATGGCCGACCTCCCCCTGGCTGATAGCCTCTCACGCCGCGATACGCCGCAATCAGAGGGACTCGGACCCCCGGATAATTTCCATTTCAATCAGCCGCTTTGGTCTTGAAGAACCAGCCCAGATGGGATCTCTCGGCTCGCCGGCGGTCCGTAATTAGGGAAGGCGGCGCGTACTTAGCGCTGCTTTTCAATGAGGTCCTTCGGGACGCGTCGAGTGTCTTGCGATGTAGAGGCTGCTCCGTAAACATACATCGCCCTTCCTCGTATAGGGGCTGCGAGAGACCCCCGCATACAGCGCTGATGGAAGCCGCTTCGATGACCCTTCTCATCAGGGACGAGTGGACCTCCGCGCATATAAGATTATAGATCGCTCGGCTAATCATCTAGAATGTGCGAACGGCCACGTGGAATGATTCGCTGAAATGAAGACGTAACCATTGAGAAAAGTACATGTACAACCGGTGAATATAAACGACACCTAAACTCACCCGCGGGGCGGGCTGGCCGTTCAGGGTCAGAGAGAGACCTAGGAGGTTTCACGGGTAGCAACATATAGTCTCACAATTAGAGTGTGGATTATAACGATGTTTGTAAATCTACAGTAAAGAGCATTAACAACTCAGTGATTTCTGTATCCCATTGAAACCCAGAGCctgtcggcagatcggccccatctggcccccgtctagtccccgtttctcctgctgtaaagactgaaaccttaatcagtccttggtctctcccatcctctctctctcctctccccatctctctcttctctcccatcccctctctctcccatcccctctctctctctctcctctctccccgtctctcttttttctcccatcccctctcttctctcccatcccctctctctctccccgtctcttttttctcccatcctctctctctcctctcaccatctctctcttctctcccatcccctctctctcccatcccctctctctctctctcctctctccccgtctctcttttttctcccatcccctctcttctctcccatcccctctctctctccccgtctcttttttctcccatcctctctctctcctctcaccatctctctcttctctcccatcccctctctctcccatcccctctctctctctctcctctctccccgtctctcttttttctcccatcccctctcttctctcccatcccctctctctctccccgtctcttttttctcccatccgctctctcttctctccccatctcttttttctcccatccccctctctctcttctctccccatctctctcgtCTTTCCTCCAGATATTGAGATCTCTCCATCTCTTTATGAAACATCTCAATGTAACCCGTATGAAATTGGCCCCTTATCTAAAACACTCGGAAGGTTAACGAGACTCCGTGTTTTATGATGAAATCACCAGGCGCGGGCTCTTTATTTCAGAACTTTTTTAATGGTTAGAAAAATAGCATCTCAACTTTTTGCGCATTACAAACCATGGTTAGTAGCGGAAAGGAccggaaccccccccccaggatcATCCGTATGACCCCAGCATTACGGTGCAGGGGACACTGGAATTATTACCCTCGCGGCTCGAAATCAACCCCTGGAAGTTCATGAGCTGTTCGTTTCTCCAAAGTAAAATATCACCTGTCTTATAATTAAATGCCAGAGGGACTTGGACAGCCGGTAGCCATGGAAACATGTGTGACATCATAGTGTTCAGAAAACATTAATTTGTACTAATTATTAAAGTTCAAAAAAGAACTAATTGAGATTCTGAAACTTTACAGATGGAATCTAAATGAgttttgaataatcttttgaATGCTTCTGGGGCATCATCTatgtaacagattgtaagctcttgagaCAAAGCTGTGAAATTGGTATTTATTACACAGAAGACCCTCAAGATtccaccaaaatatatatatacatatatatatatatatatatatgtcctttTCTGTGATCTGCTCATATAATGCCCAATACATCCAGAACGCTTTCGAGGTCATTAAATGCCCCTAATACTTGTTTTTGTCATTAAACGAGTTATATAATAATTGTCAAGTTAAATACTTTCTCCACTTGTTGGTAGAGGGGGAGGACGTGCGCCCCTCAAACCGAGACCTGATATTCTGGGTAATTTAGTAGGGGGCATCATGACCAGCTTTCCaatggagaggagagagaacaATAAGGgcgtttattatttttttaggtgaataatatttttttttaaactgataaTTTCCATCTGGATAGGATGCCCCCTCTCACCTCTGGGAAAAGCTGCCTTTATAGGAGATGGAGACCAGAGACCACCAGCTATAGGGCTTCCCCGCACCGAAGGAAGATAAAGGGTTTGGGGGGGGCGATGTTTAACATTTTCTAAAGCTGAACGTCCTGTTCTGGCTTCTCCCGTAACTTCAACAGAACACAGAATTGCTCGAGCTGAGATTGCTTCTTGAAACTAAACGCTCCTGCATGTCGACGCTTGTATTTCTATTTTCTGAAGCTATATTTGAGACCTCTGCAGTATTAGAGCGACGTCCCAGCTGGAGCGAGAGTGTTCTGTTTAATGGATTCCACGGAAAAACTATATATTAGTCTGAGCAGGAGAGCGTGCATCGTACAGAGACATAAACATACCGGGGAAATCAGAAGATTTGCCCCTGAGCCTCAGTGTTTTTACCCCcgtctcagggtctcggggtgaataggcagattctcagggtctcggggtgaatgggcagattctcagggtctccgggtgaatgggcagattctcaaggtctcggggtgaatgggcagattctcagggtctccgggtgaatgggcagattctcagggtctccagatgaatgggcagattctcagggtctctgggtgaatgggcagattctcagggtctccgggtgaatgggcagattctcagggtctccgGGTGAATGGGTAGATCCACAGGGTCTCCGGATGAATgggtagattctcagggtctccgggtgaatgggcagattctcagggtctccgggtgaatgggcagattctcagggtctccgggtgaatgggcagattctcagggtctctgggcagattctcagggtctccgggtgagtgggcagattctcagggtttccgggtgaatgggcagattctcagggtctccgggtgaatgggcagattctcaggtttATTACCCCAGTTTTAGGGTCTTGGGGGGGAAAGgggtagattctcagggtcacacaacCCAGAGCTAACTCCTGATTTAATGCTTTTGTTGCTTTTCTGTATATTCCATTTTCTTATAGGAATTGACCCGCGGTGCGCACAGggcgatatatataatatttaggaTAAGGCTTGGCTCCCTTTAGTTGTTCTTTGGGGACCTAAGTgccatttaaatcatttttttatctttgagaAATATTtggatgtatttatttactttgttaTAACAAATGGATTCCCAAGGGtggcttttaaatattttttacttggGGGTTCTGTGACTTATGAGATTTAATAATaagtaatttaataatataatcatttattaataaataataaatggttttaatagtcttaatagtttttaaatagttaatatattttattaggagTTTGTTCACGAATACCACTTGGCTGTTGTGCTTAGAACGGTTCCCGGCGTGCACAAGGACTCGGCGGCCTTTGTTTTAGCCTGGGGGAGAGGGGATCCCATGAATCTTGTATCAGATCTCTATTTGTAATACGCTCCAAAGCTGTTTTACggaaattaattattaaaatgattttatattcTAATGAATAATTAAACCATGTCCACAGATTTTTTATGCTATACTCATTAATGTGAAATCCCCATGGGTGACAAGTCCTGTTGAAAAAGAACATCATGTATCGAAtcctttataaaatgtatcaaaccTCTCTGCATACTTATACGTGGAAGCCTTTCTTTATACGTCTAGCGCATCGGTGGCAGAATACGGGCCACGTGGGGGTCCAAGGGGGGTCTTAAAAAAAAGGCCAATCCCACCGGAGCTCCAATCCGCACCCTCCTGTCCCCACCTTTAATTTCATTCTTTACACAAATCTTCCGGATCTTGATATTTGGGGCCCACTCTggtgttttaatattattttgttggtGTAAATCTGCCCAATTTGTAAAATCCTCAAATTTCAGCCGCTTCCCGCACAGCTTCCCGGTCGGCATTTATCGAACGACCCCGCAGAATGTGAATATCAAACCAACCCGCTGGAGTATGAGCAcatgatgatgatgtcatcaaagtctccAACTTAAACCACCAGCTGACAGACCATGAACACCTCAGACCCCAGAAACGAGGGTGGAAAGAGTCTACGCGCAAAGAGACTTAATGAGCAAAGCAGGTTCTACACCTGGAGTAACATTCGGCACATTATTCTCCTCCGCTCCGTCCCCTCCAGCACCGATGAACGAGGATTCACGCATTCTGCAAAAAAcccaccatttttttcaatcttTCCTGGCCAAGGATTTTCACCGGTCCACACTAGTTTCTGCCAGCCGGTTATTCATAATAGCTAATGCTCCCACGCCACCCGAGAAACCATTGTGTCTGGAGCTCCCCCCGATTTGTCTCGGGCAACCGTTGGCTGTCTCCGAGAGCTGCTTCTGCATGATTGCCAACGAGACTTTGTTGGAGGCCAGGAAGTCCTTCATGGAGATCATCTCTCCAGACATTCTCCTCCCGTCCGTTTCGCTCTCGTACACGCCGTCTGTCTCTATGGAGATGTTCCGTCTAGTTCGAACATTTCCCGGCATAACCACGTTCCTCCTGGACCTGAACAGTTTTCTTTGGCATCTCAGGCAACACCTGCATTCTAGTTTCCTAAGTATCCAGTTGACGCATTGCTTAATCActatggagataacattaaataatgaatacataCAGCAGACCCCCATGAGTATGAATATAAAATTACCCAATCGGTAAAGTCCCTGGCTCTCATATTTGGCTTTTTGGCTACTGACCATGTCCCCAAAACCTATAGTGCTGAAGGCAACAAAGCAGAAATAAAGTGAATCGAAGTAGTTCCATGCTTCGATGGGAGAGTACATGGCGGAAGCGCAGCAGGAGATGATGACGGAGGCCACACATAGAATCACCATCACATAATACACGGAAGGTTTCCACCCGGCGAGACTGTCCACCTCTGAGTTACCAGAACCCCGGCGCGTTTCGGGAGGTAGGCCTTCCTTCCTTCTTAGCTGCCTCTCGTGAAAGGACTTCATGATGTAAGCGATGACCGTGATCAAGCGTTCcagaaaaaggttaaaaaacaatatggtgGCCGCGCATCCAACGAGACCGTAGAAGATAAGGAAAATTTTCCCTGCTACTGTGGCGGGAGTCGTCATTCCAAACCCTGGAAGGTATAAAAAGGAAATTGGTTTAGGAGAAGACGGGCGAGACAATTGTCAGAACAAGAGACCATAATCAAAAAGTGCGTTTCATCTGATACAGAGGACGACAGACTCTACGGGTTTTCCAACAATGACATTTTCCACTTTTGTTAACAGACTGAATGGAAAACAGAAATGTCAAATGGGACAAAGGGCCAGCGCATTTCGCACaaatataatttgattttaGTATCTGCTATAACAATGTACAgatcaaaaaatatttagaacgCCCGCCAAGTGTACCAGCTGCGCCCAACGTCTACCTTTTTGGATTTGTTTGAAAGATTATAATTGGGGTTGttctaatttaacaaaaaaaaaatcatgatcaCATCAGACTTATCGCCAAACGCCATAAATAATGTTGAAATTATTGTTTGCATTAAATGGAAGTGAGACGAGGTGAGTGTTACGTTACTTAGTCTTGTAAGTTAAAAGACCCCATATACTGGACGAAGTACCCATCGCGATATATTGTTTGTAGACAACAACTGTTTTGGGTCTACTCGACTAAGTGGAGTCATCAGTACATGTaagggttaactcaactgaccatTTTTGAATCCAGTCTAATGCGCTTGCATACATCCGCGAAACAGCTCACAGATTCACTCATCACGCAAGAGCACGTGACTTCACATTTTGTGAGTTAGAGGCGAGGGCATCTGAGTTCAATGTGAACTTGCATGTCCTCGTCTTAACTCACACAACACCTatggaattaaaaataaacacaaataaaataaattattatgaataaaattaTTGTGGGGCAGGGGGTAGCAAGGATTAGATGGGGAGATTGAAGTACTCATTGAACTCGCATGCCCTCGTCTGTAACTCTTGATCGTTACAACAATCCCTTGGGTTAATAacaatccaaataaaaatcaaaattcCATTTAAACCAAAGATCTTTTTGACACTTTTTGGTTCACAAATTCATAGCTTCTCTAAAGCCAAAACGGCTCTGACATCAAAATACTGAAGGCGAAAACATAGAAAAGAAGCTGCAGCGCAGCACTGTACCCAGAACGCTAATTATACCGGGGCTGTGTGACCTCCTAAACACTCCAATGGCCTTGACTAGCCCGTGGGCCATGATGTGTACTTCATACGACTACTCTGTGCTCTTTATGCATGAAAGAGGGAGACAACTTCAACTATTGTAACCATATTAACTTAGAGACCTCCGTGTCCTGAAAGCTTCTGATTACTGGTCTCCCATTAAATATCGCGTAACGTTTCTGCTACCATCGATCCGAACCGTGATTGCCGCCCCTTCGTTACCCTGCACTGATAACGCACGCACTTTAACACATTATTCACCCGCCTCCTGTACATTTACTGAGATTCCTGCCTAAGCCCCAAGTGCCTTTACATAGGAGTATTAATGACCTGGCACCCGAGGGGTTAATCTGTGTCTCCTCACCTCCCAAAGACCACAGGTCCGTCACCCTCAAGGTGTCTGCAATTCCCCGTCTCCTTTACCGAGTCCTCTCCATATACAAAGCACCGAACCCACAGAAAATGAAGCgtgctattaaccctttcaattccCCAAGGGGGGCAACGTTATATACACAGCATGTTGGTAAATAATTAGTCAATTAGTCTgcatgtccctttaattaacggctttttatttcatgataCCCAAGCGGGGTTAACGAGTTTTAGGGGGGGATTAGAAGGTTTCCGGAGCCGTGGGTTTAACAAGCTGCATTTCGTGCCGATTTATCGGAGGGgtataaagaaaacataaaatggtTTGTGGTTTTCGGGCAAATTAACACCTTATTAGCCAAACGAATATAAAGGTCTCCGAGGAGGGTCCATGTTGACTTTTTGGAAGGCTTACAGTGCTTTGCGCTCCCCTCCACAACCTTATTATCCCTGCGTCTATACGAAGAGCCGGAAGTCCTGTGCGTTTCACAAATATAATTAGACCTAACGAGGTTATTATAGATAATTAACCTTTACGGAACTTTTGAACCCCCGGCTATAATACAATAGAAAGTGCCCCTAACGACTGATATTTAATGATGATTTGGATCCTGGGAGGCATTTATTGAGAGAAAAGATTAGTTTGGATTAATAGCACATTGTGCGCTATGGATACCGTCCCTCGTATCGTACAACGtccttatataaatatatatatcgccgACACAcagaataaaatcataaaaatattaacattttaaaattaattattaatacaaatataatgaaAGACGCCTTCGAAAAAGATCTGCCCCCAGTCAGGGCAGGGTACAGATAACTGCCCCGAAGCTGCTACAGACACCCACTTAAAAACTGtgggtggggtaaaggtgaatTGGGTGGAGCATAGCAAAATGGGTGTGGTGTGGGCAGATATGGGTGGGGCTATCATTTAACCACACCTACAACCCAGCTATCTAGGCAAATGCATAATTTCTTTTTGAGGGAGTGCTGTGTTTAACGGGATCCAGCGTATAATTACCCGGCCCCAACCAATAGCAATCAGCGTCATCCGAGCTTCATGATGTAAATTCTTTT encodes the following:
- the KCNK13 gene encoding potassium channel subfamily K member 13, producing MACRGGCCCGFGHLNEDNGRFLLLAVLIILYMLCGAAVFSAIEEPMERAAKEKWQSKLDNFTQKYNLSKMDLHNFLRDYEEANVAGIRVDAIRPRWDFTGAFYFVGTVVSTIGFGMTTPATVAGKIFLIFYGLVGCAATILFFNLFLERLITVIAYIMKSFHERQLRRKEGLPPETRRGSGNSEVDSLAGWKPSVYYVMVILCVASVIISCCASAMYSPIEAWNYFDSLYFCFVAFSTIGFGDMVSSQKAKYESQGLYRLGNFIFILMGVCCMYSLFNVISIVIKQCVNWILRKLECRCCLRCQRKLFRSRRNVVMPGNVRTRRNISIETDGVYESETDGRRMSGEMISMKDFLASNKVSLAIMQKQLSETANGCPRQIGGSSRHNGFSGGVGALAIMNNRLAETSVDR